The Ancylobacter sp. WKF20 genome contains a region encoding:
- a CDS encoding sodium-dependent bicarbonate transport family permease, translating to MSLASAALLSPPVLCFGLGALACALRSNLRVPAPVFEAVSIYLLLAIGLKGGAELAETRWADFAGPAAAALGLGILIPLWCYAALRRVAGFSVADAASLAAHYGSVSAVTFIAVVSYLERAGTPHEGFMTAILALMEAPAIVVALVLARLAGAGGEGGGARSLGPALHEVISAKSFLLLVGGLVIGGVIGKAGLAPVRPFFGDLFLGFLCLFLLELGIVAAEKADAAWKAGGRLFAFALLAPLVNGALGLAAGHAAGLSEGGAVVLATLAASASYIAAPAAVRLALPEANAAYSLAASLAITFPFNVVLGIPLYAAAAGFLYR from the coding sequence ATGTCGCTCGCCAGCGCCGCCCTTCTCTCCCCACCGGTCCTGTGCTTCGGCCTTGGCGCGCTCGCCTGCGCGCTGCGCAGCAATCTGCGCGTGCCGGCGCCGGTGTTCGAGGCGGTGTCGATCTATCTGCTGCTGGCGATCGGTCTGAAGGGCGGGGCGGAACTGGCGGAGACGCGCTGGGCGGACTTTGCCGGTCCGGCCGCCGCCGCCCTCGGGCTCGGCATTCTGATCCCGCTCTGGTGCTACGCCGCGCTGCGGCGCGTCGCCGGCTTCAGCGTGGCGGACGCCGCCTCGCTCGCCGCCCATTACGGCTCGGTCTCCGCCGTCACCTTCATCGCGGTGGTCAGCTATCTGGAGCGCGCCGGCACGCCGCATGAGGGCTTCATGACCGCGATCCTCGCGCTGATGGAGGCGCCCGCCATCGTCGTCGCGCTGGTGCTGGCCCGGCTCGCGGGAGCGGGCGGGGAGGGCGGCGGCGCCCGCTCGCTCGGGCCGGCGCTGCATGAGGTGATCTCGGCCAAGAGCTTCCTGCTGCTGGTCGGCGGCCTGGTCATTGGCGGGGTGATCGGCAAGGCGGGGCTGGCCCCGGTACGGCCCTTCTTCGGCGACCTCTTCCTCGGCTTCCTCTGCCTGTTCCTGCTGGAACTCGGCATCGTCGCGGCGGAGAAGGCGGACGCGGCGTGGAAGGCGGGCGGGCGGCTCTTCGCCTTCGCGCTTCTCGCCCCGCTGGTGAATGGCGCGCTCGGCCTCGCCGCCGGCCATGCGGCCGGCCTGTCGGAAGGCGGGGCGGTGGTGCTGGCAACGCTGGCGGCGAGCGCTTCCTACATCGCCGCGCCGGCGGCGGTGCGGCTCGCTCTGCCGGAAGCGAACGCGGCCTATTCGCTGGCCGCCTCGCTCGCCATCACCTTCCCGTTCAATGTGGTGCTGGGCATTCCGCTCTACGCGGCGGCGGCGGGGTTCCTCTACCGCTGA
- the fdxA gene encoding ferredoxin FdxA, producing the protein MTYVVTDNCIKCKYTDCVSVCPVDCFYEGENFLVIHPDECIDCGVCEPECPAEAIKPDTEPGLEKWLTLNADYSKVWPNITERKDPLPEAKEWDGVADKLQYLSPEPGKQD; encoded by the coding sequence ATGACCTACGTCGTCACGGACAATTGCATCAAGTGCAAGTACACCGACTGCGTCTCGGTGTGTCCCGTCGACTGTTTCTATGAGGGCGAGAACTTCCTCGTCATCCATCCGGACGAGTGCATCGATTGCGGCGTGTGCGAGCCGGAATGCCCGGCCGAGGCGATCAAGCCGGACACTGAGCCGGGCCTTGAGAAGTGGCTCACGCTCAACGCCGACTATTCCAAGGTCTGGCCGAACATCACCGAGCGCAAGGATCCGCTGCCCGAGGCGAAGGAATGGGATGGTGTAGCCGACAAGCTACAGTATCTCTCGCCCGAACCGGGTAAGCAGGACTGA
- a CDS encoding RNA polymerase factor sigma-32, whose translation MSDPGERHSRLAREAMKAPLLGREQEYELARRWSEARDEQALHALIRAHMRLAIAIARRFRNYGLPMSDLVQEGHIGLMEAAARFETAHEVRFSTYATWWIRAAIQDYVLRNWSIVRGGTSSGQKALFFNLRRMRAKLERADSTATREEMHLSIARNLGVNPVEVARMDARLNVPDLSLNAPLASDDENGAERMDQLIATDPLPDEQVSQQIDGARRRRWLHRALTALNEREIRIIKARRLSEESETLETLGARLGISKERVRQIESRAIEKLRVALTQGEGVPRGAFG comes from the coding sequence ATGAGCGATCCGGGCGAGCGCCACAGCCGGCTGGCGCGTGAAGCGATGAAGGCACCCCTGCTTGGCCGCGAGCAGGAATATGAACTCGCCCGCCGCTGGAGCGAGGCGCGCGACGAGCAGGCGCTGCATGCCCTCATTCGCGCCCATATGCGCCTTGCCATCGCCATTGCCCGGCGCTTCCGCAATTACGGCCTGCCCATGTCCGACCTCGTCCAGGAAGGCCATATCGGCCTGATGGAGGCCGCCGCCCGCTTCGAGACGGCGCATGAGGTGCGCTTCTCCACCTACGCGACCTGGTGGATCCGCGCCGCCATTCAGGACTATGTGCTGCGCAACTGGTCCATCGTGCGCGGCGGCACCTCCTCCGGCCAGAAGGCGCTGTTCTTCAACCTGCGCCGCATGCGCGCCAAGCTTGAGCGCGCCGACAGCACCGCGACGCGCGAGGAGATGCACCTCTCCATCGCCCGCAATCTCGGCGTGAACCCGGTCGAGGTCGCCCGCATGGACGCCCGGCTGAACGTTCCCGACCTGTCGCTCAACGCCCCGCTGGCCTCGGACGACGAGAATGGCGCCGAGCGCATGGACCAGCTCATCGCCACCGACCCGCTGCCCGACGAGCAGGTGTCGCAGCAGATCGACGGCGCCCGCCGTCGGCGCTGGCTGCACCGGGCGCTGACCGCGCTGAACGAGCGCGAAATCCGCATCATCAAGGCGCGGCGGCTGAGCGAGGAAAGCGAAACGCTGGAGACGCTCGGCGCGCGGCTCGGCATCTCCAAGGAGCGGGTGCGGCAGATCGAGAGCCGCGCCATCGAGAAGCTGCGCGTCGCCCTCACCCAGGGCGAGGGCGTGCCGCGCGGCGCCTTCGGCTGA
- a CDS encoding M48 family metalloprotease, translating into MTGAAPRMARALALAGLFALGLVLAGCAGLEPARQAQAPTPQAAPGFDDMMTPAQRREHERLVASYGGAYNDPKLQAEVQQIVTRLVAASERPDQKYRVTILNSPAINAFALPNGSLYVTRGLLALASDNAEIASVLAHEMAHVIANHAATREDQMKQAVLVSRVISDVVNDPDLGALALAKSRISLASFSRAQELEADAIGVGISARAGFDPYGAERFLTTMGKQASLKTASTMGQTGSGEQADFLATHPATPERISIVMANAREYASPNKPGERDRGEYLGAIDGLVYGDDPKEGFIRGRRFFHPKLGFTFSAPEGFALENTSQAVLGASASGREALRLDAVRVPGDQSLAQYLSSGWIEGVEVSSVESLVLNGFPAATAVARGDQWSFRMFAIRFGSDVYRLIFAARELTPELDQSFRAAAETFRRVSIEEAENVKPLRIRIVTAGITDTPEKMAAKMDTQDKALERFLILNGLDRGDKLVYGEQYKIVAE; encoded by the coding sequence ATGACGGGCGCGGCGCCGCGCATGGCCCGCGCGCTGGCGCTTGCCGGCCTGTTCGCGCTCGGCCTCGTGCTGGCCGGCTGCGCGGGGCTGGAGCCCGCCCGGCAGGCGCAGGCGCCGACCCCGCAGGCCGCTCCCGGCTTCGACGACATGATGACGCCCGCGCAGCGCCGCGAGCATGAGCGCCTCGTCGCCTCCTATGGCGGCGCCTATAACGACCCCAAGCTCCAGGCCGAGGTGCAGCAGATCGTCACCCGGCTGGTCGCCGCCTCCGAGCGGCCGGACCAGAAATACCGCGTCACCATCCTCAATTCGCCGGCCATCAACGCCTTCGCTTTGCCGAACGGCTCGCTCTATGTGACGCGCGGCCTGCTCGCGCTCGCCTCCGACAATGCCGAGATCGCCTCGGTGCTGGCGCATGAGATGGCGCATGTCATCGCCAACCACGCGGCGACGCGCGAGGACCAGATGAAGCAGGCGGTGCTCGTCTCGCGCGTCATCTCCGATGTGGTGAACGATCCCGATCTCGGCGCGCTGGCGCTGGCCAAGAGCCGCATCTCGCTGGCGAGCTTCTCGCGGGCGCAGGAGCTGGAGGCGGACGCCATCGGCGTCGGCATCAGCGCGCGCGCCGGCTTCGATCCCTATGGCGCCGAGCGCTTCCTCACCACCATGGGCAAGCAGGCCTCGCTGAAGACCGCCTCGACCATGGGCCAGACCGGCAGCGGTGAGCAGGCGGACTTCCTCGCCACCCATCCGGCGACGCCCGAGCGCATCTCCATCGTCATGGCCAATGCCCGCGAATATGCCTCGCCCAACAAGCCGGGCGAGCGCGACCGGGGCGAGTATCTCGGCGCCATTGACGGCCTCGTCTATGGCGACGACCCGAAGGAAGGCTTCATTCGCGGCCGCCGCTTCTTCCACCCCAAGCTCGGCTTCACCTTCAGCGCGCCGGAAGGCTTCGCGCTGGAGAACACCTCGCAGGCCGTGCTGGGCGCCTCTGCGTCGGGCCGCGAGGCGCTGCGGCTCGACGCGGTCCGCGTGCCCGGCGACCAGTCGCTGGCGCAGTATTTGTCGTCCGGCTGGATCGAGGGTGTCGAGGTCTCCTCGGTGGAGAGCCTGGTGCTGAACGGCTTCCCGGCGGCGACCGCCGTGGCGCGCGGCGACCAGTGGTCGTTCCGCATGTTCGCCATCCGCTTCGGCAGCGATGTCTACCGGCTGATCTTCGCCGCGCGCGAACTGACCCCGGAGCTCGACCAATCCTTCCGCGCGGCGGCGGAGACCTTCCGGCGCGTCTCCATCGAGGAGGCGGAGAATGTGAAACCGCTGCGCATCCGCATCGTCACCGCCGGCATCACCGACACGCCGGAAAAGATGGCGGCGAAGATGGACACGCAGGACAAGGCGCTGGAGCGTTTCCTGATCCTCAACGGCCTCGATCGCGGCGACAAGCTCGTCTATGGCGAGCAGTACAAGATCGTCGCGGAATAG
- a CDS encoding YihY/virulence factor BrkB family protein: MRAFDIAWDAFWRFVEDDGWAISSHIALSALMSLFPFLIFVTALAAFFDFKNLADETVQLMLEAWPSQVADPIGREIKNVLTQVRTDVLTIGVVLAIYFSSNGIESLRIGLNRAYGVREQRSWYWLRLESIGYVVVGAAGLLALSFLVVLGPVLWLTAVRWVPALAPFGWVITFLRYAATSAILIVALVVAHMWLPAGKRSLADVAPGILVTLALWLAAGAAFGRYLAEFANNYVTTYAGLASVMIALVFLYTTASIFVYGGELNAAIRRFREGRL, from the coding sequence ATGCGTGCCTTCGACATCGCGTGGGACGCCTTCTGGCGCTTCGTCGAGGATGATGGCTGGGCGATCTCCAGCCATATCGCGCTGTCGGCGTTGATGTCGCTGTTTCCCTTCCTGATCTTCGTCACCGCGCTCGCCGCCTTCTTCGATTTCAAGAATCTGGCCGACGAGACGGTGCAGCTCATGCTGGAGGCGTGGCCCTCGCAGGTCGCCGACCCCATTGGCCGCGAGATCAAGAACGTGCTCACCCAGGTCCGCACCGATGTGCTGACCATCGGTGTGGTGCTGGCCATCTACTTCTCGTCGAACGGCATTGAGAGCCTGCGTATCGGGCTGAACCGCGCCTATGGCGTGCGCGAGCAGCGTTCATGGTACTGGCTGCGCCTTGAATCCATCGGCTATGTCGTGGTCGGCGCGGCCGGGCTTCTGGCCCTGTCTTTCCTCGTCGTGCTCGGCCCGGTGCTGTGGCTGACCGCGGTGCGCTGGGTGCCGGCGCTCGCGCCCTTCGGCTGGGTGATCACTTTTCTGCGCTATGCCGCGACCTCGGCGATCCTGATCGTCGCGCTGGTGGTGGCGCATATGTGGCTGCCGGCCGGCAAGCGCTCGCTGGCGGATGTCGCGCCGGGCATCCTGGTCACGCTCGCCCTGTGGCTGGCGGCGGGTGCCGCTTTCGGGCGCTATCTCGCGGAATTCGCCAACAACTACGTCACCACCTATGCGGGCCTCGCCTCGGTGATGATCGCGCTGGTGTTCCTCTACACCACCGCCTCGATCTTCGTGTATGGCGGCGAACTCAACGCCGCGATCCGCCGCTTCCGCGAAGGCCGGCTCTGA
- a CDS encoding CarD family transcriptional regulator, producing the protein MTSTTKKPSTNIRQGFKTGEHIVYPSHGVGRITAIEEQEVAGFKLELFVIHFEKDKMTLRVPVPKIATVGMRKLSDATVMKKALETLKGRARVKRTMWSRRAQEYEAKINSGDLVAISEVVRDLYRSDAQPEQSYSERQLYEAALDRMARELAAVENLTETEAIKQIEQNLLKGPRRTGKGEAEAEAEVAEDDPEEAAA; encoded by the coding sequence ATGACGTCGACGACGAAGAAGCCGTCCACCAACATCCGCCAGGGTTTCAAGACGGGCGAGCACATCGTCTATCCCTCGCATGGCGTGGGACGCATCACGGCGATCGAGGAACAGGAAGTCGCGGGTTTCAAGCTTGAACTTTTCGTCATTCATTTCGAAAAGGACAAGATGACGCTGCGCGTACCGGTGCCGAAGATCGCCACCGTCGGCATGCGCAAGCTTTCGGACGCCACCGTGATGAAGAAGGCGCTGGAGACCCTCAAGGGCCGCGCCCGCGTGAAGCGCACCATGTGGAGCCGCCGCGCGCAGGAATATGAGGCGAAGATCAATTCCGGCGATCTCGTCGCGATCTCCGAAGTGGTCCGCGACCTCTACCGCTCCGACGCCCAGCCCGAGCAGTCCTATTCCGAGCGCCAGCTCTACGAGGCCGCGCTCGACCGCATGGCCCGCGAACTCGCGGCGGTTGAGAACCTGACCGAGACCGAGGCGATCAAGCAGATCGAGCAGAACCTGCTCAAGGGCCCGCGCCGCACCGGCAAGGGCGAGGCGGAAGCCGAGGCCGAAGTGGCCGAGGACGACCCCGAGGAAGCCGCCGCCTGA
- a CDS encoding glutamate-5-semialdehyde dehydrogenase, producing the protein MRAMGRRARAAARALALASAETKTAALNGAAAAIRARAGEILSANAEDVAAARAAGIAESMIDRLTLTPARLEGVASAVAEIAALPDPVGAVTESWERPNGLRLERVRTPLGVIGVIYESRPNVTADAGSLCLKAGNAVILRGGSDSFHSSRAIHAAMVEGITAAGLPADAIQLVPTRDRAAVGAMLAGLDGTLDVIVPRGGKSLVARVQAEARVPVFAHLEGIVHVYVDQAADLAKALTIVKNAKLRRTSVCGAAETLLVDSRAADTLLSPLVTMLLDAGCAVRGDEAALAVDPRVTPASEEDWRTEYLDAVIAVKLVDGLDAAIDHIETHGSHHTDAILTEDAAAAERFLAEVDSAIVVHNASTQFADGGEFGFGGEIGIATGRMHARGPVGAEQLTSFKYRVRGTGQIRP; encoded by the coding sequence ATGCGCGCCATGGGCCGGCGCGCCCGCGCCGCCGCCCGCGCCCTGGCTCTGGCCTCGGCGGAAACCAAGACCGCGGCGCTGAACGGCGCCGCCGCGGCGATCCGTGCCCGGGCGGGCGAGATCCTCAGCGCCAATGCCGAGGATGTCGCCGCCGCCCGCGCCGCCGGTATCGCCGAGTCGATGATCGACCGCCTCACCCTGACGCCCGCCCGGCTCGAGGGCGTCGCCAGCGCCGTCGCCGAAATCGCCGCCCTGCCCGATCCCGTCGGCGCGGTGACGGAGAGCTGGGAGCGGCCGAACGGCCTGCGTCTCGAGCGCGTGCGCACCCCGCTCGGCGTCATCGGCGTGATCTATGAGAGTCGCCCCAATGTGACGGCGGACGCCGGCAGCCTGTGCCTCAAGGCCGGCAATGCGGTGATCCTGCGCGGCGGCTCGGACAGCTTCCATTCCAGCCGCGCCATCCATGCGGCGATGGTTGAGGGCATCACCGCGGCCGGCCTGCCCGCCGACGCCATCCAGCTGGTGCCGACCCGCGACCGCGCGGCGGTGGGCGCCATGCTCGCCGGCCTCGACGGTACGCTTGACGTGATCGTGCCGCGCGGCGGCAAGAGCCTCGTCGCCCGCGTGCAGGCGGAGGCGCGCGTGCCGGTCTTCGCCCATCTGGAAGGCATCGTTCACGTCTATGTCGACCAGGCCGCCGACCTCGCCAAGGCGCTGACCATCGTCAAGAACGCCAAGCTGCGGCGCACCAGCGTGTGCGGCGCGGCGGAGACGCTGCTGGTGGATTCGCGCGCCGCCGACACGCTGCTCAGCCCGCTCGTGACCATGCTGCTCGACGCGGGCTGCGCGGTGCGCGGCGATGAGGCCGCGCTGGCGGTCGACCCGCGCGTCACCCCGGCGAGCGAGGAGGACTGGCGCACCGAATATCTCGACGCGGTGATCGCGGTGAAGCTGGTGGACGGGCTGGATGCCGCCATCGACCATATCGAGACGCATGGCTCCCATCACACGGACGCAATCCTCACCGAGGATGCCGCCGCCGCCGAGCGCTTCCTCGCCGAGGTGGATTCGGCCATCGTCGTTCACAATGCCTCGACCCAGTTCGCCGATGGCGGCGAGTTCGGTTTCGGCGGCGAGATCGGCATCGCCACGGGGCGGATGCACGCGCGCGGGCCGGTGGGCGCCGAACAGCTCACCTCCTTCAAGTACCGGGTGCGCGGCACCGGGCAGATCCGCCCCTGA
- a CDS encoding cob(I)yrinic acid a,c-diamide adenosyltransferase codes for MVVLNRIYTRTGDDGTTALGTGERRPKYDLRVTAYGTVDETNAALGVVRLHTGPDSAFGDFDAVLARVQNDLFDLGADLATPDDGVDRGWEPLRIVGTQVDKLERDIDLLNAPLKPLRSFVLPAGTPAATHLHVARTVCRRAERLVVELSQTPGEIVSEPAVRYLNRLSDLLFVMSRAANHRASGDVLWVPAAGREG; via the coding sequence ATGGTCGTGCTGAACCGCATCTACACCCGCACCGGCGACGACGGCACCACCGCGCTCGGCACCGGCGAGCGCCGGCCGAAATATGATCTGCGCGTGACCGCCTATGGCACGGTGGACGAGACCAACGCTGCCCTCGGCGTGGTGCGCCTCCATACCGGGCCGGACAGCGCCTTTGGCGATTTCGACGCGGTGCTGGCGCGCGTCCAGAACGATCTGTTCGACCTCGGCGCCGATCTCGCCACCCCCGATGACGGGGTGGATCGCGGCTGGGAGCCGCTGCGCATCGTCGGCACGCAGGTCGACAAGCTGGAGCGCGACATCGACCTTTTGAACGCGCCGCTGAAACCGCTGCGTTCCTTCGTGCTGCCCGCCGGCACTCCCGCTGCGACGCATCTGCATGTCGCCCGCACCGTCTGCCGGCGCGCCGAACGCCTCGTGGTCGAGCTCTCCCAGACGCCGGGCGAGATCGTCTCGGAACCGGCGGTGCGCTATCTCAACCGCCTCTCCGACCTGCTCTTCGTCATGAGCCGCGCCGCCAATCACCGGGCGAGCGGCGACGTGCTCTGGGTGCCGGCGGCCGGCCGCGAGGGGTGA
- a CDS encoding DedA family protein: MESITADLAQLMQSHSYLVPVVVGIIAFGESLVLLGLVIPATALMLAIGGLVGSGIVEPVPVVGGAIAGAILGDIASYWLGRWVGPRVVHRWPLQGYRHQVAQARLFFRRFGFASVFIGRFFGPVRCTMPMVAGMMRMEQRRFQLANVSSAFVWAPVMLAPGWFAAESAEALGGGSTEGWALSMVGITVVMLVVTTVVLKVIKNRIAPRRRQRRTPVSTGLAEPAGPL, from the coding sequence ATGGAGAGCATCACCGCCGATCTGGCTCAGCTCATGCAGAGCCACAGCTATCTGGTTCCCGTCGTCGTCGGCATCATCGCCTTCGGCGAGTCACTGGTGCTTCTGGGCCTCGTCATTCCCGCCACCGCGCTGATGCTGGCGATTGGCGGGCTGGTCGGCTCCGGCATTGTCGAGCCGGTGCCGGTGGTGGGCGGCGCGATCGCCGGCGCCATTCTCGGCGACATCGCCTCCTACTGGCTCGGCCGCTGGGTCGGCCCGCGCGTCGTGCATCGCTGGCCGCTGCAGGGCTACCGCCACCAGGTGGCGCAGGCGCGGCTGTTCTTCCGCCGCTTCGGTTTCGCCTCGGTGTTCATCGGCCGGTTCTTCGGCCCGGTCCGCTGCACCATGCCGATGGTCGCCGGCATGATGCGGATGGAGCAGCGCCGCTTCCAGCTCGCCAATGTCTCCTCCGCCTTCGTCTGGGCGCCGGTGATGCTGGCGCCCGGCTGGTTCGCGGCGGAGAGCGCCGAGGCGCTGGGCGGCGGCAGCACGGAAGGCTGGGCGCTCTCCATGGTCGGCATCACCGTGGTGATGCTCGTTGTCACCACGGTCGTGCTCAAGGTGATCAAGAACCGCATCGCCCCGCGCCGCCGGCAGCGCCGCACCCCGGTCAGCACGGGTCTCGCCGAACCGGCGGGCCCGCTCTGA
- a CDS encoding host attachment family protein has translation MSTSYDKMRIEAGAWVVVCDGRKALILCNKGDAAFPNLRTHEVHEQDNPPTREQGTDSPGRVHQSAGTARSAVETTDWQDEGERDFLRQIAQRLDKAVAAGEVSALIIVAAPRALGMIRPFYSRALSDALTSEVDRDMVKLPVYEIEKHLAA, from the coding sequence ATGAGCACCAGCTATGACAAGATGCGGATCGAGGCCGGCGCCTGGGTCGTCGTGTGCGACGGCCGCAAGGCGTTGATCCTGTGCAACAAGGGCGACGCCGCCTTTCCCAATCTGCGCACCCACGAGGTGCATGAGCAGGACAACCCGCCGACCCGCGAGCAGGGCACGGATTCGCCCGGCCGCGTGCATCAGTCGGCTGGCACCGCGCGTTCGGCGGTCGAGACCACCGACTGGCAGGATGAGGGCGAGCGCGACTTCCTGCGCCAGATCGCCCAGCGGCTCGACAAGGCGGTGGCGGCCGGCGAGGTCAGCGCGCTCATCATCGTCGCCGCCCCGCGCGCGCTCGGCATGATCCGGCCGTTCTATTCGCGGGCGCTCAGCGATGCCCTGACCAGCGAGGTCGACCGCGACATGGTCAAGCTGCCGGTCTACGAGATCGAGAAGCATCTGGCGGCCTGA
- a CDS encoding thermonuclease family protein, with protein MSVARFAALMGALLLTGTAPLAAQDCPSPAQPAGRVAAVDGFGDLVLEDGRVLRLAGLAVPADALGAGEAAYRAALAKLVGQAPRLAVIGARPDRFGRLAVRLAVAGADEAAASLPVTSINERLLSQGLAVVRPEPGLGACLPTLLAAEAPARQARRGLWADLPVPARDVARLSAQEGRFTILAGRVLSVGKGRAVDYLNFGPVWRNDATVRLTKPARAALEAAGTSPDGLAGALILARGVVHTAGGPAITVEEAGQIARLDEWDGKRAGTW; from the coding sequence TTGTCCGTCGCCCGCTTTGCCGCGCTCATGGGCGCGCTCCTTCTCACCGGGACGGCGCCGCTCGCGGCGCAGGACTGCCCGTCCCCCGCGCAGCCTGCGGGGCGCGTCGCGGCGGTCGATGGGTTTGGCGACCTCGTTCTGGAGGATGGCCGCGTGCTGCGCCTGGCCGGCCTCGCCGTGCCGGCGGATGCGCTGGGTGCGGGTGAGGCCGCCTACCGCGCCGCGCTCGCGAAGCTGGTCGGGCAGGCGCCGCGTCTCGCGGTGATCGGCGCGCGGCCGGACCGCTTTGGGCGGCTCGCCGTCCGGCTGGCGGTGGCGGGCGCGGATGAGGCGGCGGCCAGCCTCCCAGTAACCAGCATCAATGAGCGCCTGCTTTCACAAGGTCTCGCCGTCGTGCGCCCGGAACCCGGGCTCGGGGCCTGTTTGCCCACGCTGCTCGCGGCCGAGGCGCCGGCGCGGCAGGCGAGGCGCGGCCTCTGGGCGGATCTGCCGGTTCCCGCCCGCGACGTGGCGCGCCTCAGCGCCCAGGAGGGGCGCTTCACAATACTGGCAGGGCGTGTGCTTTCGGTTGGAAAGGGCCGCGCGGTGGATTACCTCAATTTCGGCCCGGTTTGGCGTAATGACGCTACGGTGCGGCTGACAAAGCCGGCGCGCGCCGCGCTGGAGGCGGCCGGGACGAGCCCTGACGGGCTCGCCGGTGCGTTGATACTGGCGCGCGGGGTGGTTCATACCGCCGGCGGCCCGGCGATCACGGTCGAGGAGGCCGGGCAGATCGCGCGGCTGGATGAATGGGACGGGAAGCGGGCGGGGACGTGGTGA
- a CDS encoding twin transmembrane helix small protein, whose amino-acid sequence MDMLFFAKFLLLPVALGAVAVVLILGLANLARGGSPQRSQKLMQWRVLLQAVALCFVLATIFLMSQS is encoded by the coding sequence ATGGACATGCTGTTCTTCGCCAAATTCCTCCTCCTGCCGGTCGCGCTCGGCGCGGTGGCGGTGGTGCTGATCCTCGGCCTCGCCAATCTGGCGCGCGGCGGCTCGCCGCAGCGCTCGCAGAAGCTCATGCAATGGCGCGTGCTCTTGCAGGCGGTGGCGCTGTGCTTTGTGCTCGCCACCATCTTTCTCATGAGCCAGAGCTGA
- a CDS encoding tryptophan-rich sensory protein: MKTLSFFRLVVAVGLCLGVGAIGSLVTTPQIPTWYAGLVKPAWNPPNWAFPIAWTTLYVLMAVALWRLWQLHAPSPARRRAILLWCLQLALNAAWSPVFFGMEAPGAALAVVIALWLAIAATIWAAAKIDRIAAGLLVPYILWVSYATSLNAAIVALN, from the coding sequence ATGAAGACCCTTTCCTTCTTCCGCCTTGTCGTCGCCGTGGGGCTCTGCCTCGGGGTCGGCGCCATCGGCTCGCTCGTCACCACGCCGCAGATCCCGACCTGGTATGCGGGCCTGGTGAAGCCGGCCTGGAACCCGCCGAACTGGGCCTTCCCCATCGCCTGGACGACGCTCTACGTGCTGATGGCCGTGGCGCTGTGGCGGCTCTGGCAGCTTCACGCACCCTCGCCCGCGCGGCGCCGCGCCATCCTGCTGTGGTGCCTGCAACTCGCCCTCAACGCCGCCTGGTCGCCGGTGTTCTTCGGCATGGAAGCGCCCGGCGCGGCACTCGCCGTCGTCATCGCGCTCTGGCTCGCCATCGCCGCGACGATCTGGGCGGCGGCGAAAATCGACCGCATCGCGGCCGGGCTGCTGGTGCCCTATATTCTCTGGGTCTCCTATGCGACCAGCCTGAACGCAGCCATCGTGGCGCTCAACTGA